One window of Campylobacter avium LMG 24591 genomic DNA carries:
- a CDS encoding phytoene desaturase family protein, protein MENKYDVVIIGSGLGGLSCGATLAKAGKKVLVLEQHELVGGCATCFKRKGMLVDAGLHEMDLGSEKTDMKHIIFKKLELLEKITLVPLPSAWSIKVLDSKSLESENFLIPHKDTKKALIEYFPKDEKDIKSYFKKINFQAKLNYKFPFDMSFFEFFFAPFHTLFFLVLSAIRQRKVGTMLNALIKNPKLKKILNINLAYYHYDSFKFNWNYHSVAQTNYYNQGVYIKGGSQSLSDALASIIKENNGDVKTRADVKEILLDKNKAVGVLYKDLKDKNLKKILAKNVVANCDPRIVYEELLKTNTKLQVKKNFEAKTSLLSVYMIFDTNLSQKFKSMDYSTFCVDKEYFDKPFDQNSEDMLALDIEKRNFVFVNYSKIDSGLSDRDDRYLGVITTISSYEEWDNLDENEYKAKKERVKKALEKRLDEFFPSIMSYCIHSELATPKTIQRYTRTKKGVPYGWDQNLEGFFARTAFKSKAVKNLYFASAFTFVGGGFTGALLSGYRTARKMLDPYFYPRRLSLCVLFGTAASMLIINALKFFF, encoded by the coding sequence ATGGAAAATAAATACGATGTTGTGATAATAGGCTCTGGACTTGGGGGCTTAAGTTGTGGTGCTACTTTAGCTAAGGCTGGGAAAAAGGTGCTTGTGCTTGAGCAACACGAGCTAGTAGGAGGCTGTGCTACTTGCTTTAAAAGAAAGGGTATGCTAGTAGATGCAGGACTGCACGAAATGGATCTTGGCAGTGAAAAAACAGATATGAAACACATCATTTTTAAAAAACTTGAGCTTTTAGAAAAAATCACCCTTGTGCCCTTGCCTAGTGCTTGGAGCATAAAGGTTTTAGATTCTAAAAGCCTTGAAAGTGAGAATTTTTTAATACCACACAAAGATACAAAAAAAGCCTTGATAGAGTATTTTCCTAAGGATGAAAAAGATATAAAAAGCTATTTTAAAAAGATAAATTTTCAAGCTAAACTAAACTACAAATTTCCCTTTGATATGAGTTTTTTTGAATTTTTCTTCGCACCCTTTCATACGCTTTTTTTTCTTGTTTTAAGTGCGATTAGACAAAGAAAAGTTGGCACTATGCTCAATGCTCTTATAAAAAATCCCAAGCTTAAAAAAATTTTAAATATCAATCTAGCCTACTATCATTACGATAGCTTTAAATTTAACTGGAACTATCACTCAGTAGCACAGACAAACTACTATAATCAAGGAGTATATATAAAAGGTGGCTCACAAAGTCTTTCAGATGCCCTAGCAAGTATCATCAAAGAAAATAATGGCGATGTAAAAACAAGAGCTGATGTAAAAGAAATTTTACTTGATAAAAATAAGGCTGTAGGAGTGCTTTATAAGGACTTAAAAGATAAGAACTTAAAAAAGATCTTAGCTAAAAATGTAGTAGCAAACTGCGATCCTAGGATAGTTTATGAAGAGCTTTTAAAGACTAATACTAAGTTGCAAGTTAAAAAGAATTTTGAGGCAAAAACATCCTTGCTATCTGTTTATATGATCTTTGATACAAATTTAAGTCAAAAATTTAAAAGTATGGATTATTCCACCTTTTGTGTGGATAAAGAGTATTTTGACAAGCCCTTTGATCAAAATAGCGAGGATATGTTAGCCTTAGATATAGAAAAAAGAAATTTTGTCTTCGTAAACTACTCAAAAATAGACAGCGGCTTAAGCGATAGAGATGATAGGTATCTTGGAGTTATCACAACTATAAGTAGCTATGAAGAATGGGACAATCTTGATGAAAATGAATATAAGGCAAAAAAAGAAAGGGTAAAAAAGGCACTTGAAAAAAGACTGGATGAGTTTTTTCCCTCCATTATGTCTTATTGTATACACTCAGAACTTGCCACACCAAAGACCATACAAAGATACACAAGGACTAAAAAGGGTGTGCCTTATGGCTGGGATCAAAATTTAGAAGGCTTTTTTGCTAGAACTGCTTTTAAATCAAAGGCTGTGAAAAACCTTTACTTTGCCTCTGCCTTTACTTTTGTGGGCGGGGGCTTTACAGGAGCCTTGCTCTCAGGCTATAGGACTGCTAGAAAAATGCTAGATCCTTATTTTTACCCAAGAAGACTTAGCTTATGTGTGCTTTTTGGCACAGCAGCTAGTATGCTTATA
- a CDS encoding HpcH/HpaI aldolase/citrate lyase family protein: MSLNEYPRAKSLLFVSAIKKDDFTKTFESEADAVIFDIEDSVPSDRKAEARKNILDFRSKNPDKKFFVRINDALSPSFKDDMSFIKELGLDCLNALMLARTERKEDILAVLDSLGEVSLLLLIESALGVQNLSITAAQPCVRQLTFGAFDFSLDLGLRDGKGRDFILNYVRTQLALESRVNKLLPPINRVFPNARDESLVKENMELAYSMGFSGSLTYYPNQVDIINSVFAQGDRQIKWAKEVLRLAEIHKGDNFSFEGNVIDLPAIKKAQGILANRY; this comes from the coding sequence ATGTCTTTAAATGAATACCCAAGGGCAAAAAGCCTTCTTTTTGTATCTGCTATAAAAAAAGATGATTTTACAAAGACCTTTGAAAGTGAGGCTGACGCTGTTATCTTTGATATAGAGGATTCTGTGCCAAGCGATAGAAAGGCTGAGGCTAGGAAAAATATCTTAGACTTTCGCTCAAAAAATCCTGATAAAAAATTTTTTGTTAGGATAAATGATGCCTTAAGTCCTTCTTTTAAGGATGATATGAGCTTTATAAAAGAGCTTGGTTTGGATTGTTTAAATGCTCTTATGCTTGCTAGAACTGAAAGAAAAGAAGATATTTTAGCTGTGCTTGATTCTTTGGGCGAGGTTTCCTTGCTCTTGCTTATAGAAAGTGCATTAGGAGTGCAAAATTTAAGCATAACAGCAGCACAGCCTTGCGTAAGACAGCTTACCTTTGGAGCCTTTGACTTTAGCTTAGATCTTGGTTTAAGAGATGGAAAAGGTAGGGATTTTATACTAAACTATGTAAGGACTCAGTTAGCCTTAGAAAGTAGGGTAAATAAGCTCTTGCCTCCTATAAATAGAGTTTTTCCTAATGCAAGGGATGAAAGCTTAGTAAAGGAAAATATGGAACTAGCTTATTCTATGGGTTTTTCAGGCTCACTAACTTACTATCCAAACCAAGTAGATATAATAAATTCGGTCTTTGCCCAAGGAGATAGACAGATAAAATGGGCTAAAGAGGTGCTTAGACTGGCTGAAATTCACAAAGGAGATAACTTTTCTTTTGAGGGAAATGTTATAGATTTACCTGCCATTAAAAAGGCACAGGGTATTTTAGCAAATAGATATTAA
- a CDS encoding MFS transporter — MFFLKSLIIFTAILTLALLYAPQPISPNLATYFSVSLHEISWVVSISLIPLAVAPLLYGYLLEKFSLKKILIFSLFACGIFQIIANLSSNFYFFLSFRFLLSLCIPAILTALLTLLTRIDEKNTQKNVAIYVGATTFGGFLGRVLGSYLSDLFSWHFALNFFAIFMLLSAFLFLFFKDLSSGSLQISLRDFVPFFKEAKFLVLFVCVFVMFFSFQSVLSFLPFHLKDIFTNITQTQIGLVYLGFLTGIFSSLFIGQTIKFFKTRFNTAIFGLCVFILGVFCMLSTSYELYFVAMFVFCSGMFICHCIFSALLNLSTSQKGLANGLYLTFYYSGGAFGSVLPSLYYSSLGWKFLCIFTALLLFFSMMVLLRYKEFYRY, encoded by the coding sequence ATGTTTTTTCTAAAAAGCCTTATAATATTTACAGCCATTTTAACCCTAGCACTTTTATATGCTCCTCAGCCTATATCTCCAAATTTAGCTACTTATTTTTCTGTGTCCTTGCACGAAATTTCTTGGGTGGTTAGCATATCTTTGATACCGCTTGCGGTTGCGCCCTTGTTGTATGGTTATTTGCTGGAGAAATTTTCTTTAAAAAAGATACTTATTTTTTCTTTATTTGCTTGCGGCATTTTTCAAATCATCGCAAATTTAAGCTCAAATTTTTACTTTTTCTTAAGCTTTAGATTTTTACTATCCTTGTGCATTCCTGCCATACTTACTGCGCTTTTAACCCTTTTAACTCGCATAGATGAGAAAAATACCCAAAAAAATGTGGCTATTTATGTTGGAGCTACCACCTTTGGAGGCTTTTTAGGTAGGGTTTTGGGCTCGTATTTAAGCGACCTTTTTTCTTGGCATTTTGCCTTAAATTTCTTTGCTATTTTTATGCTTTTGTCTGCTTTTTTGTTCTTATTTTTTAAAGACCTTAGCTCGGGTTCTTTACAAATTTCTTTAAGAGACTTTGTGCCTTTTTTCAAAGAGGCCAAATTTTTGGTTCTTTTTGTCTGTGTTTTTGTGATGTTTTTTTCCTTTCAGTCCGTGCTTTCTTTTTTACCTTTTCATCTTAAAGATATTTTTACAAATATCACTCAAACACAAATAGGGCTTGTGTATCTTGGCTTTTTAACCGGAATTTTTAGCTCTTTGTTTATAGGGCAGACGATTAAGTTTTTTAAAACGAGGTTTAATACCGCTATTTTTGGACTATGTGTCTTTATACTTGGCGTTTTTTGTATGCTCAGTACTTCTTATGAGCTTTATTTTGTGGCCATGTTTGTGTTTTGTAGTGGTATGTTTATATGCCACTGTATCTTTTCAGCCTTGTTAAATTTAAGTACATCTCAAAAAGGTCTAGCAAATGGTCTTTATCTAACATTTTACTACAGTGGAGGAGCTTTTGGTTCTGTACTACCAAGCCTTTATTATTCTAGTTTGGGTTGGAAATTTCTTTGTATATTTACTGCCTTGCTTTTATTTTTTTCTATGATGGTTTTGCTTAGGTATAAGGAGTTTTATAGGTATTAG
- a CDS encoding putative motility protein produces MDVSMSNASLMSAVSVSTLGKAINAAQDSALQLMESIDALSSGEVQASSGSSALDIYA; encoded by the coding sequence ATGGATGTAAGTATGTCAAATGCTTCTTTAATGTCAGCTGTGAGTGTTAGTACCTTAGGCAAGGCCATTAACGCAGCTCAAGATTCTGCTTTACAGCTTATGGAGTCTATAGACGCTCTAAGCTCTGGCGAGGTTCAAGCTAGCTCGGGCTCTTCTGCACTCGACATTTATGCCTAA
- the nhaA gene encoding Na+/H+ antiporter NhaA yields the protein MQFITRLVKNESFPGVLLIIFTALALLCQNTPFLSAIYENFLHLEIGINVSGANEHSATVSKSLVHWINDGLIAIFFFCIGLELKYEILRGQLRDIKSVSLPIFGALGGMIFPALIFTSINSHDSFAMQGWAIPTATDIAFAVGILMLIKGIPTSLKLFLLSLAIFDDFGAIVIIALFYTSELSLFAILVCVLCVALLFLLNYYHVSKLPFYCIIGFILWVAMLESGVHATLSGVIAAIFIPIDTKNNESFAKKIYNDLNPWVMYLILPLFAFANAGVDLKGLDLSYLLSSVSLGIFLGLFLGKQLGVFLFSFISVKLKLASFPKDASYVQFYGICILTGIGFTMSLFIDTLAYADNLGAYAQADKLAILLASFSSAILAYVYLKLTSKEKN from the coding sequence ATGCAATTTATCACAAGATTAGTAAAAAATGAATCCTTTCCAGGTGTTTTATTGATAATATTTACAGCCCTTGCTCTGCTTTGTCAAAACACCCCATTTTTAAGCGCAATATATGAAAATTTCTTACACCTAGAAATAGGCATAAATGTAAGCGGCGCGAACGAACACAGTGCAACAGTGTCAAAAAGCCTAGTTCATTGGATAAATGACGGCCTTATAGCTATTTTTTTCTTTTGCATAGGACTTGAGTTAAAGTATGAAATTTTAAGAGGACAATTAAGAGACATAAAATCAGTCTCTTTGCCTATATTTGGCGCGCTTGGCGGTATGATTTTTCCAGCTCTTATCTTTACTTCTATCAACTCACACGATAGTTTTGCCATGCAAGGCTGGGCTATACCAACAGCCACTGATATAGCTTTTGCCGTTGGAATTCTAATGCTTATAAAAGGAATTCCAACAAGCTTAAAGCTTTTTTTACTAAGTCTTGCTATCTTTGATGATTTTGGAGCTATAGTAATCATAGCCCTTTTTTACACAAGCGAATTGTCATTATTTGCTATATTGGTTTGCGTGTTGTGCGTAGCTTTGTTGTTCTTGCTAAATTATTATCATGTTTCAAAACTGCCTTTTTACTGCATCATAGGCTTTATACTTTGGGTGGCCATGCTTGAAAGCGGGGTTCATGCGACATTATCCGGTGTGATAGCAGCTATTTTCATACCAATAGATACGAAAAATAATGAAAGTTTTGCCAAAAAAATATATAATGATTTAAATCCTTGGGTGATGTATTTGATACTGCCTCTTTTTGCCTTTGCAAATGCTGGGGTGGACTTAAAGGGTCTAGATCTTTCATACTTGTTATCATCTGTTAGTCTTGGAATTTTCTTGGGCTTATTTTTAGGAAAACAGCTGGGCGTGTTTTTGTTTTCATTTATCAGTGTAAAGCTTAAGCTAGCAAGTTTTCCTAAGGACGCTTCGTATGTGCAGTTTTATGGAATTTGCATACTAACAGGCATTGGTTTTACCATGAGTTTATTTATAGACACCCTTGCTTACGCTGATAATTTAGGAGCCTATGCACAGGCAGATAAGTTAGCAATACTGCTTGCAAGCTTTAGCTCTGCAATTCTTGCTTATGTCTATTTAAAACTTACAAGCAAGGAAAAGAATTGA
- the nhaA gene encoding Na+/H+ antiporter NhaA, whose product MNKILSIIKDESFGGILLIISTILALIVANNSHSAAYREFIYLPMGFHIDSFIFSKPLLLWINDGLISIFFFAIGLELKKEFCEGEFKNPRKIILPLFAAIGGIIVPALIFVAINFNNEYVLRGWAIPTATDTAFALAILLLLGKRIPSSLKIFLLSLAIFDDVGAILIIAIFYTSDLHYLALIGAGVIVFALLLLNLFGITRKSFYLICSVLLWLTVLQSGVHATLAGLITAFFIPLYKKNGAHFLDEILEGLRLWINFVILPIFAFANAGVDFSKLKFSDIFSGVSIGIFLGLFVGKQVGVFIFSYISVKLRLSKLPENSNFKQLYGICILTGIGFTMSLFIDGLAYKVSDTFNYADNFAILLASLCSGVFGYVFLRFFANK is encoded by the coding sequence TTGAACAAAATTTTAAGCATAATAAAAGATGAGTCTTTTGGAGGTATATTACTTATCATATCTACTATACTAGCACTGATAGTTGCAAATAATTCCCACAGTGCAGCTTATAGAGAATTCATATACTTGCCTATGGGCTTTCATATAGATAGCTTTATTTTTTCCAAGCCTCTTTTGCTTTGGATAAATGACGGCCTGATATCAATATTTTTCTTTGCCATAGGCCTTGAGCTTAAAAAAGAATTTTGCGAGGGAGAATTTAAAAATCCTAGGAAGATTATCCTGCCTTTATTTGCCGCTATAGGTGGTATAATCGTGCCTGCACTTATCTTTGTTGCTATAAATTTCAATAACGAATATGTGCTTAGAGGCTGGGCTATACCAACAGCTACGGACACGGCTTTTGCCTTAGCGATTTTGCTACTTTTAGGAAAAAGAATTCCTAGCTCTTTAAAAATTTTCTTATTATCTCTAGCTATCTTTGATGATGTGGGAGCTATATTAATCATAGCCATTTTTTACACGAGCGACTTACACTACCTAGCCTTAATAGGTGCTGGCGTGATAGTGTTTGCTCTGCTTTTACTAAATTTATTTGGCATAACTAGAAAATCATTTTACCTTATCTGCTCTGTTTTGCTTTGGCTAACAGTCTTACAAAGCGGTGTTCACGCTACCTTAGCAGGACTTATAACCGCATTTTTCATACCTCTTTATAAGAAAAACGGGGCGCACTTTTTGGATGAAATACTTGAGGGGCTTAGATTATGGATAAATTTTGTAATACTACCTATCTTTGCCTTTGCAAATGCTGGGGTGGATTTTTCAAAATTGAAATTTAGCGATATTTTTAGCGGAGTAAGCATAGGTATCTTTTTAGGGCTTTTTGTGGGCAAGCAAGTTGGAGTATTTATATTTTCTTACATAAGCGTGAAGCTAAGATTATCAAAACTTCCTGAAAATTCAAATTTCAAACAACTTTATGGAATTTGCATACTAACAGGTATTGGCTTTACCATGAGCTTATTTATCGACGGCCTAGCGTATAAAGTAAGCGACACCTTTAACTATGCTGATAATTTTGCTATTTTGCTGGCCTCTCTTTGTTCTGGTGTATTTGGCTATGTGTTTTTAAGGTTTTTTGCTAATAAATGA
- a CDS encoding C40 family peptidase gives MRICLFIVFFSLFFVACSSHGSYYYQGSSAYNKNLVSKLYSVQKQWSKTPYKLGGTSPRGADCSGFTQTVFLNNFAVKIPRTTRLQMQSGQTVSRRNLRTGDLLFFRTGRGPSGLHVGIYTRNGKFIHLSTRGGVKEVSLNTRYWGSKYLGARRYLR, from the coding sequence ATTAGAATTTGCCTTTTTATTGTTTTCTTTTCCTTATTTTTTGTTGCTTGTAGCTCTCACGGTAGCTATTATTACCAAGGCAGCTCTGCTTACAATAAAAATTTAGTTTCTAAGCTATATTCCGTACAAAAACAGTGGAGCAAAACTCCTTATAAACTAGGCGGAACTAGCCCTAGAGGTGCTGACTGCTCAGGCTTTACGCAAACTGTGTTTTTAAATAATTTTGCTGTTAAAATTCCTAGAACTACAAGATTGCAAATGCAAAGCGGACAAACAGTTTCAAGAAGAAATTTAAGAACCGGAGATTTGCTATTTTTTAGAACAGGCAGAGGTCCAAGCGGCCTTCATGTTGGAATTTATACTAGAAATGGCAAATTTATACACCTATCTACAAGAGGTGGGGTAAAAGAAGTTAGCTTAAATACTAGGTATTGGGGTAGTAAGTATTTAGGGGCTAGACGGTATCTAAGATGA
- the murI gene encoding glutamate racemase, translated as MNVGIFDSGVGGLSVLKSILKEQLFENIIYYGDTARVPYGVKDKDTIIKFSIQALNFFSPFKLDMLIIACNTVSAYALDELRTRVDFPVLGVIDAGVSATKYALDNKDSEILVLATKATINSKQYQKRLQDEGFKNINSLATGLFVPIVEEGIFEGRIVDSLFEYYFKELKKSPQAVILGCTHFPLLSDALQEYFGKDCKLIHSGNAIVRQLKENFDMKSINKEAKLSFYASSDVQSLKNTAKIWLS; from the coding sequence ATGAATGTAGGAATTTTTGACAGCGGCGTTGGCGGACTTAGCGTGTTAAAGTCCATACTAAAAGAACAATTGTTTGAAAATATAATCTACTACGGAGACACAGCGCGCGTGCCTTACGGCGTAAAAGATAAGGATACTATCATCAAATTTTCCATACAGGCTTTAAACTTTTTTTCTCCTTTTAAGCTTGATATGCTAATCATAGCTTGTAATACAGTAAGTGCTTACGCCTTAGACGAGCTAAGAACAAGGGTTGATTTTCCCGTGCTTGGCGTGATTGATGCGGGCGTTAGTGCTACAAAATACGCCCTAGATAATAAAGATAGTGAAATTTTAGTCCTAGCAACAAAGGCAACGATAAATTCTAAACAGTATCAAAAAAGATTGCAAGATGAAGGCTTTAAAAACATCAATTCCCTTGCCACAGGGCTTTTTGTGCCTATTGTTGAGGAGGGAATTTTTGAGGGTAGGATTGTTGATTCTTTATTTGAGTATTATTTCAAAGAGCTTAAAAAAAGCCCGCAAGCTGTGATACTTGGTTGCACTCATTTTCCTCTACTTAGCGATGCCTTGCAAGAATATTTTGGCAAAGATTGCAAACTAATCCACTCAGGCAACGCCATAGTAAGACAACTAAAAGAAAATTTCGATATGAAAAGCATAAACAAAGAAGCAAAACTAAGCTTTTACGCAAGCAGCGATGTACAATCCTTAAAAAACACTGCTAAAATTTGGCTTTCCTAA
- a CDS encoding ribonuclease HII, whose protein sequence is MSDLNLVGIDEAGRGALAGSLSIAACKLNLHIKGLNDSKKLTVKAREELFAKIKENSQYLIIHISCEDIDRLGLSLCFKKALSIIKSHFNKANLLFDGNTNFGISDIKTMIKADEKIPTVSAASILAKVSRDEFMKSLPHEFEKYHFAKHKGYASKLHLEMIKKYGLSKIHRKSFKLKALEPTLF, encoded by the coding sequence ATGAGTGATTTAAATTTAGTAGGCATTGATGAGGCCGGCAGAGGTGCTTTAGCAGGAAGCTTGAGCATAGCGGCTTGTAAGTTAAATTTGCACATAAAGGGCTTAAATGATTCTAAAAAGCTAACAGTTAAGGCAAGAGAGGAGCTTTTTGCCAAGATTAAGGAAAACTCGCAGTATCTAATCATACATATAAGCTGCGAGGATATAGATAGATTAGGGCTTAGTCTGTGTTTTAAAAAAGCTTTAAGCATCATAAAAAGTCATTTCAACAAAGCCAATCTTTTGTTTGATGGTAATACAAATTTCGGCATCAGCGATATAAAAACAATGATAAAGGCTGATGAAAAAATTCCAACAGTAAGTGCAGCTAGTATATTGGCTAAGGTTAGTAGGGATGAGTTTATGAAAAGCTTGCCGCATGAGTTTGAGAAATACCACTTCGCAAAACATAAGGGCTACGCAAGCAAGCTTCATTTAGAAATGATTAAAAAATACGGTCTTAGCAAAATTCACAGGAAAAGCTTTAAATTAAAGGCTTTGGAGCCTACTTTATTTTAG
- a CDS encoding DUF945 family protein — MKKTSILASVTIVVLLLAYFAQVYFMSEASQKAYEKLVAYKHPYYTILDSNITKGLFNSKAEFLVKINGNNILDSTDENEQSYEVIRFLKTLENIDGINLVLNTKNNVFAKNNIEILLANPSYDEKSKGDLASIKYPVSAYFDLSLSAQIKGDLTLKLADMDVKMGKESLLSQNTYLVLKDFSSNELKFGALELNSDKFIAGSKRDKIDIQKLNYVENFKQAINIAQHHDAYVLGKGFFESKGVFSLEKLSFQGVDINKLTLETQIEKNNEESFNMPFKFSIAEIANAGMNVKNVKFDLNTNNISSKWFNTISSSQSSGEFYFDLFASTSPKIELNDFSITINDANVSAKAQASFTKDATKANASVISDKKLGEIHLMFALLGFDSMFVQKDGKYVLDFIYDDSDKNNITAKLNENNISQAFKNIPYGFNNEVKSETDIFEDENLRERESEINILGDENLSDEEGIFDGEVKNPNSTN; from the coding sequence ATGAAAAAAACTTCGATTTTAGCGTCCGTTACTATAGTTGTTCTTTTGCTTGCGTATTTCGCGCAGGTTTATTTTATGTCAGAGGCTAGCCAAAAGGCCTATGAAAAACTCGTAGCCTACAAGCACCCATATTACACTATCCTTGATAGCAACATCACAAAGGGATTATTTAACTCAAAGGCTGAATTTTTAGTAAAAATCAACGGAAATAATATCTTAGATTCTACAGATGAAAATGAACAAAGCTATGAAGTAATAAGATTTTTAAAAACACTAGAGAACATCGATGGTATAAATCTTGTATTAAATACCAAAAACAACGTCTTTGCAAAAAACAACATAGAAATTTTGCTAGCAAATCCTAGCTATGATGAAAAATCTAAAGGAGATTTAGCAAGTATTAAATACCCTGTATCTGCTTATTTTGATTTATCTTTAAGTGCACAGATAAAGGGAGATTTAACCCTAAAATTAGCTGATATGGATGTAAAAATGGGAAAGGAAAGCTTGCTTAGTCAAAACACCTATCTTGTGCTAAAAGATTTTTCATCTAATGAACTAAAATTCGGTGCCTTAGAGCTTAATTCTGACAAATTTATAGCAGGCTCAAAAAGAGATAAAATTGACATACAAAAATTAAACTATGTAGAAAATTTTAAGCAAGCTATCAACATAGCACAGCACCACGATGCTTATGTGCTAGGCAAGGGCTTTTTTGAATCAAAGGGAGTTTTTTCGCTTGAAAAACTTAGCTTTCAAGGTGTTGATATAAATAAATTAACTTTAGAAACGCAAATAGAAAAAAACAATGAAGAAAGCTTTAATATGCCTTTTAAATTTTCTATAGCAGAAATTGCAAACGCAGGCATGAATGTAAAAAATGTAAAATTTGACTTAAACACAAACAATATTTCATCAAAATGGTTTAATACCATAAGTTCGTCGCAAAGCTCAGGAGAGTTTTATTTTGACTTGTTTGCAAGCACCTCGCCTAAGATAGAGCTTAATGATTTTTCAATCACAATCAACGATGCAAATGTAAGTGCAAAGGCACAGGCTAGCTTTACTAAAGACGCAACCAAAGCAAATGCTAGCGTCATAAGCGATAAAAAACTTGGCGAAATTCACTTGATGTTTGCCTTGCTTGGATTTGATTCTATGTTTGTTCAAAAAGATGGAAAATATGTTCTTGATTTTATTTATGATGATAGCGATAAAAATAACATCACAGCCAAATTAAATGAAAATAATATCTCGCAAGCCTTTAAAAACATTCCTTACGGCTTTAACAATGAGGTTAAGAGCGAAACAGATATTTTTGAAGATGAGAATTTACGTGAGAGAGAGAGCGAAATAAATATTCTTGGAGATGAAAATTTAAGTGATGAGGAAGGAATTTTTGACGGCGAAGTAAAAAATCCAAATTCCACAAACTAA